The Collimonas sp. PA-H2 genome contains a region encoding:
- a CDS encoding helix-turn-helix domain-containing protein, producing the protein MAKRKSLKGDSCPVARSLDVVGDRWSLLIIRDAFDGMRRFGEFQKSLGVARNILADRLQTLVAEGILEAGPAADGSAYQEYLLTTKGEGLFMVVVGLRQWGEKHLFGKGEAHSRMIESASGKPLQKLELRSRDGHLLGPSDTLVRKVGSEAGG; encoded by the coding sequence ATGGCCAAGAGAAAGAGTTTGAAAGGCGACAGCTGCCCGGTAGCCAGGTCGCTGGACGTGGTGGGCGACCGCTGGTCGCTATTGATCATCCGCGATGCCTTCGACGGCATGCGCCGTTTCGGCGAATTCCAGAAAAGCCTGGGCGTAGCCCGCAATATCCTGGCCGACCGCCTGCAGACGCTGGTAGCCGAGGGCATCCTGGAAGCAGGGCCGGCCGCGGACGGCAGCGCATATCAGGAGTACCTGCTCACTACCAAAGGCGAGGGGCTGTTCATGGTGGTGGTGGGTTTGCGCCAGTGGGGCGAAAAACATCTGTTCGGCAAAGGCGAAGCGCACTCCCGGATGATAGAGAGCGCCAGCGGCAAGCCGCTCCAGAAATTGGAATTGCGCTCACGCGACGGCCATCTGCTGGGGCCATCGGATACGCTGGTGCGCAAGGTCGGCAGCGAAGCAGGCGGCTGA
- a CDS encoding GyrI-like domain-containing protein — translation MGSQENQAIYARRMHKVQEHIDQHLDQVLELSMLAEVAHFSAFHFHRLFAAWMGETFGDYLRRRRLEVAALRLIAQPGVPVLDIALSVGFGSAEAFARAFKGRFGCTATEWRQGQAGRWASQLEAIRRQDEAQKSNPGQLHRKQDQENDDDMADHENSRQPVMEIPMKVQVIQRPEVKIAYLRYIGPYGQPISEFWDKVVSPWMATNNLFGKPRYGISHDDPGITSADKCRYDACVEVPAGFVASGPCFTTVIPGGSYAMTRYRGTGRDIGDSWTGLLRDWLPASGMQLDARPCFEYYPTDAAYDAATCTFECDICIPVVSL, via the coding sequence ATGGGCTCGCAAGAAAACCAGGCCATTTATGCAAGGCGCATGCACAAGGTGCAGGAGCATATCGACCAGCACCTGGACCAGGTCCTGGAACTGAGCATGCTGGCCGAAGTTGCACACTTCTCTGCATTTCATTTCCACCGCCTGTTCGCCGCCTGGATGGGCGAGACCTTCGGCGACTACCTGCGCCGGCGCCGGCTTGAAGTAGCCGCATTGCGGCTGATCGCCCAGCCGGGAGTACCTGTGCTGGATATTGCCTTGTCGGTGGGCTTCGGTTCGGCGGAAGCGTTTGCGCGCGCATTCAAGGGCCGCTTCGGCTGCACCGCCACCGAGTGGCGCCAGGGGCAGGCCGGCCGCTGGGCAAGCCAGCTTGAGGCGATACGCAGGCAGGACGAGGCGCAGAAAAGCAATCCTGGTCAGCTGCATCGCAAGCAGGATCAGGAAAACGACGATGACATGGCCGATCATGAGAACTCCCGACAACCCGTTATGGAGATTCCCATGAAAGTCCAAGTGATTCAACGACCCGAAGTCAAGATCGCCTACCTGCGCTACATCGGCCCCTACGGCCAGCCGATCTCGGAATTCTGGGACAAGGTAGTCAGCCCCTGGATGGCAACCAACAACCTGTTCGGTAAGCCGCGTTACGGCATCAGCCACGATGATCCCGGCATCACCAGCGCCGACAAATGCCGCTACGATGCCTGTGTCGAAGTGCCAGCCGGTTTTGTCGCCAGCGGCCCCTGCTTCACCACCGTCATCCCCGGCGGCAGCTATGCCATGACGCGCTACCGCGGCACCGGCCGCGATATCGGTGACAGCTGGACCGGCCTGTTGCGCGACTGGCTGCCAGCCAGCGGCATGCAGCTCGATGCCCGCCCCTGCTTCGAGTACTACCCGACAGACGCCGCTTACGACGCGGCAACCTGCACCTTCGAATGCGATATCTGCATTCCCGTGGTGTCGCTCTGA
- a CDS encoding helix-turn-helix transcriptional regulator: protein MSPQPNISSVAFLIAEPARAAMLMALFDGSALPAGELAHAAGVTAQTASAHLAKLLYGGLLSCEQQGRHRYYRLSDPHVAAALEHLAAISSVDAVRRKPLNRAARDLRFARCCYDHLAGQLGVAVTQALQQRRFIAASADKQFELSAAGHAWFTVIGVDIDALKPTRNGLARQCLDWTERSHHLAGPLGVQLMSALCDAGWLRRTKSSRAIQVTPKGWAGLKAQLDIDERMLAAAATAR, encoded by the coding sequence GTGTCACCACAACCGAATATTTCGTCCGTCGCTTTCCTGATTGCCGAGCCGGCGCGCGCCGCCATGCTGATGGCCTTGTTCGACGGCAGCGCACTGCCGGCCGGCGAGCTGGCGCATGCCGCCGGCGTGACCGCGCAAACCGCCAGCGCCCACCTGGCCAAGCTGCTGTATGGCGGCTTGCTCAGCTGCGAGCAGCAAGGCCGCCATCGCTACTATCGCCTGAGCGATCCGCATGTGGCTGCTGCACTTGAACATCTTGCCGCCATCAGTTCCGTCGACGCCGTCAGGCGCAAACCCTTGAATCGGGCCGCACGCGATCTGCGCTTCGCCCGCTGCTGCTACGACCACCTGGCGGGACAGCTGGGCGTGGCCGTGACGCAGGCCTTGCAGCAGCGCCGCTTTATCGCAGCAAGCGCGGACAAACAGTTCGAGCTGTCGGCCGCCGGCCATGCCTGGTTTACCGTGATCGGGGTTGATATCGACGCACTCAAGCCGACCCGCAACGGCCTTGCGCGGCAATGCCTGGACTGGACCGAACGCAGCCATCATCTGGCCGGGCCGCTGGGAGTGCAGCTGATGAGCGCCTTGTGTGACGCCGGCTGGCTGCGGCGGACAAAATCATCGCGCGCGATCCAGGTCACGCCGAAGGGATGGGCCGGCTTGAAGGCACAGCTCGATATCGATGAACGTATGCTGGCGGCTGCCGCCACCGCTAGATAG
- a CDS encoding MFS transporter: protein MPLPSPTLSGGLVLLFAVACALSVANVYYAQPLLDALALDFGFSQASIGIVVTVTQVGCALALLLVVPLGDLVNRRRLIIVQLCLLCATLAAVGLASSPVALLAGMLGTGLLGTAMTQGLIAYAASAAAPAQRGRVVGAAQGGVVIGLLLARSVAGLVADLSGWRAVYFVSAATALLMLLVLWRVLPAQAAAERLSYFRLISSMFIMLATERVLQIRGLLAMLMFAAFSIFWTALVLPLSAPPYSFSHAAIGAFGLVGVLGALATTRAGRWADRGHGQRTTGVALLLLLASWLALALMPHSLWALTLGIVLLDMGGQAIHVVNQSMIFQTQPAAHSRLVACYMLFYTVGSGAGAILSTSMYAAAGWSGVCLLGAIVSLLALLFWGVTLPRLKRSFPK from the coding sequence ATGCCGCTTCCCTCACCCACGCTGAGCGGCGGACTGGTGCTGCTGTTTGCAGTTGCCTGCGCCCTCAGCGTGGCAAACGTCTACTACGCCCAGCCTCTGCTCGACGCCCTGGCGCTGGACTTCGGCTTCAGCCAGGCTAGCATCGGCATAGTCGTCACCGTCACCCAGGTCGGCTGCGCGCTGGCATTACTGCTGGTGGTTCCGCTGGGCGACCTGGTGAACCGGCGCCGCCTGATCATCGTGCAGCTATGCCTTCTATGCGCGACCTTGGCCGCTGTCGGCCTGGCTTCCTCCCCGGTCGCGCTGCTGGCAGGCATGCTGGGTACGGGCCTGCTCGGCACCGCCATGACGCAAGGCTTGATCGCCTATGCCGCCAGCGCGGCGGCGCCGGCGCAACGCGGCCGCGTGGTGGGCGCAGCACAAGGCGGTGTGGTGATTGGATTGCTGCTGGCGCGTAGCGTGGCCGGCTTGGTAGCCGATCTGTCCGGCTGGCGCGCGGTCTACTTTGTGTCGGCGGCGACGGCATTGCTGATGCTGCTGGTGTTGTGGCGCGTACTGCCGGCACAGGCGGCGGCGGAGCGTCTCTCTTATTTCAGATTGATAAGCTCGATGTTTATCATGCTGGCAACGGAACGGGTGCTGCAGATCCGCGGCTTGCTGGCGATGCTGATGTTTGCCGCCTTCAGCATCTTCTGGACCGCGCTGGTGCTGCCCTTGAGCGCCCCGCCCTACTCTTTCTCGCACGCCGCGATCGGCGCCTTCGGCCTGGTCGGCGTGCTCGGCGCGCTTGCCACAACACGCGCCGGCCGCTGGGCCGATCGCGGCCACGGCCAGCGCACCACCGGCGTGGCCTTGCTATTGCTGCTGGCATCCTGGCTAGCGCTCGCGCTCATGCCCCACAGCCTGTGGGCGCTGACGCTGGGCATTGTGCTGCTGGACATGGGCGGGCAGGCAATCCATGTCGTCAATCAAAGCATGATTTTCCAGACCCAGCCGGCGGCGCATAGCCGTCTGGTAGCCTGCTACATGCTGTTTTACACTGTCGGCAGCGGCGCCGGCGCAATCCTGTCTACCAGCATGTATGCCGCCGCGGGCTGGAGCGGCGTGTGCCTGCTCGGGGCGATCGTCAGCCTGCTGGCGCTGCTGTTTTGGGGAGTGACTTTACCTCGCCTCAAGCGGAGTTTCCCTAAATAG
- a CDS encoding MFS transporter, with translation MSHSADFTNDRRHRWKVLGVGVAANASFSAAFSGIPITAVLIRSSYHLSNSELGLVLGLMGLGIAISELPWGLLTDRWGDRPVLLTGLAATAAALALMALFVAPVAGHIPALPLLAGGLLLVGLLGGSVNGSSGRAVMTWFGESERGMAMSIRQTAVPLGGAAGALILPVLAAHLGFAAVYGVLALFCLVTLFFTWLWLHEPAAAPADKASGQAAKAAVAGPAPLKDRQLWSIVVAIGILCAPQFAILSFGTVFLHDFGHAGIAAITAAMAALQGGAMIMRVWSGRWTDRNRNRREYLRFCTISVAVAFAALAALVTFAGQLPAVTPLTGTLLLVMLVITGVSVSAWHGVAYTELATIAGARNAGTALGMANTSVFVMCFLTPLALPHILALASWSGVWLLGSVLAMIALPFFPKPVQATMVCQAA, from the coding sequence ATGTCCCACTCTGCAGATTTCACCAATGACCGCCGCCATCGCTGGAAAGTGCTGGGCGTCGGCGTAGCGGCCAACGCCAGTTTCTCAGCCGCTTTCAGCGGTATTCCGATTACCGCAGTGCTGATTCGCTCAAGTTATCATTTAAGCAATTCAGAGTTGGGCCTCGTACTAGGCCTGATGGGCCTGGGCATTGCTATCAGCGAATTGCCCTGGGGTCTGCTGACCGACCGCTGGGGCGATCGCCCGGTGCTGCTGACCGGCCTCGCCGCTACCGCCGCGGCGCTGGCGCTGATGGCCTTGTTCGTTGCGCCTGTCGCCGGGCACATACCGGCCCTGCCATTGCTGGCCGGCGGGCTGTTGCTGGTTGGCCTGCTGGGTGGCAGCGTCAACGGCTCCAGCGGCCGCGCCGTGATGACCTGGTTCGGTGAAAGCGAACGCGGCATGGCCATGAGCATTCGGCAGACCGCGGTACCGCTGGGCGGCGCCGCCGGCGCCCTGATCCTGCCGGTGCTGGCGGCCCATCTCGGCTTTGCCGCCGTGTACGGCGTACTCGCCCTGTTCTGCCTCGTCACCCTGTTCTTCACTTGGCTGTGGCTGCACGAACCTGCCGCCGCGCCGGCAGACAAAGCATCAGGCCAGGCTGCCAAAGCAGCGGTCGCCGGACCGGCGCCGCTAAAGGACCGCCAGCTGTGGAGCATCGTCGTCGCCATCGGCATCCTGTGCGCACCGCAGTTTGCGATACTGTCCTTCGGCACGGTATTCCTGCACGATTTCGGCCACGCCGGCATCGCTGCCATCACTGCCGCCATGGCTGCATTGCAAGGCGGCGCCATGATCATGCGGGTCTGGAGCGGCCGCTGGACCGACCGCAACCGCAATCGCCGCGAGTACCTGCGCTTCTGCACCATCTCGGTTGCGGTCGCCTTTGCAGCACTTGCCGCGCTGGTGACGTTTGCCGGCCAGCTGCCCGCAGTTACACCGTTGACGGGGACGCTGCTGCTCGTGATGCTGGTGATTACCGGCGTCAGCGTATCGGCCTGGCACGGCGTGGCTTATACCGAACTGGCGACCATCGCCGGCGCCCGCAATGCAGGCACCGCACTCGGCATGGCGAACACCAGCGTGTTCGTGATGTGCTTCCTGACGCCGCTGGCGCTTCCCCACATCCTGGCGCTAGCCAGCTGGTCGGGCGTGTGGCTGCTGGGCAGCGTGCTGGCTATGATTGCTCTGCCGTTCTTTCCAAAGCCAGTTCAAGCGACGATGGTTTGCCAGGCAGCTTGA
- a CDS encoding GNAT family N-acetyltransferase, with protein MHRKYHIRPAHETDAAILCAAERRIAETPGRLVSHPDELKASVYAEKIRALAAVGCYLVAEKDGVIVGHAVLEPVAPRVSLAHVFTLGSMVVHSGSDGQGVGSALMQALLQWAQQRPHIERIELRVREQNTAARRLYEKFGFVLEGRFEKRIKLADGSYLTDLMMAWFAPAPPVNSTTPRRPA; from the coding sequence ATGCACAGGAAATACCATATCCGCCCAGCGCATGAAACCGACGCCGCCATTCTATGCGCCGCAGAGCGGCGGATTGCCGAGACACCGGGCCGGCTGGTTTCGCACCCGGATGAATTGAAAGCAAGCGTCTATGCCGAGAAAATCCGCGCATTGGCTGCTGTCGGCTGCTATCTGGTGGCGGAAAAAGACGGCGTGATAGTCGGTCATGCCGTGCTCGAACCGGTGGCGCCGCGCGTATCGCTGGCGCATGTCTTCACGCTTGGCAGCATGGTGGTGCATAGCGGTTCGGATGGGCAGGGAGTCGGCAGCGCACTGATGCAAGCGTTGCTGCAATGGGCGCAACAGCGGCCGCACATAGAAAGAATCGAACTGCGGGTGCGCGAACAAAACACGGCGGCGCGGCGCCTGTATGAAAAATTCGGCTTCGTGCTCGAAGGCCGTTTTGAAAAACGCATCAAGCTGGCGGACGGCAGCTATCTGACCGACCTGATGATGGCCTGGTTTGCGCCGGCGCCGCCAGTGAACAGCACTACGCCGCGGCGACCCGCTTGA
- a CDS encoding LysR substrate-binding domain-containing protein: MRQISFDLDVLRTFTTGIDLGSFAKAADRLGRSTSAVSAQLKKLEEQAGAPIFRKAGRGLALTEAGQTLLGYARRLLELNDETASAVRGVELEGEVRLGLQEDFGEALLSSVLGRFMRAHPKVRIEVCVARSSDLRERVTMGRIDLALLWESAAPALNGERVADLPLCWIGPAHPSASWNLPAEEQELAAAAGAPVSLVLLDAPCLLRDLASNALDAAGISWRHAFTSASLSALWAASAAGLGLTVRTPIGMPASLRILDPQEAGLPRLPSIGLSLYRAQTIAGPAVNRLEELLLQAVQEAVKRVAAA; encoded by the coding sequence ATGCGACAAATCAGCTTTGACCTCGATGTGCTGCGCACCTTCACCACCGGCATCGACCTCGGCAGTTTCGCCAAGGCGGCCGATCGGCTGGGGCGTTCCACCTCGGCGGTGAGCGCCCAGCTGAAAAAACTGGAAGAGCAAGCCGGCGCGCCGATTTTCCGCAAGGCCGGGCGCGGCCTGGCGCTGACCGAGGCCGGCCAGACCTTGCTCGGCTATGCGCGGCGCTTGCTGGAACTGAATGACGAAACCGCCAGCGCGGTGCGCGGGGTCGAGCTGGAAGGCGAGGTCAGGCTGGGCTTGCAGGAAGACTTCGGCGAGGCGCTGTTGTCGTCGGTGCTGGGGCGCTTCATGCGCGCTCATCCCAAGGTCAGGATCGAGGTCTGCGTCGCCCGCAGCAGCGACTTGCGCGAGCGCGTGACAATGGGCCGTATCGATCTCGCCTTGCTATGGGAGAGCGCCGCGCCGGCTTTGAATGGCGAGCGGGTCGCCGATCTGCCTTTGTGCTGGATCGGTCCGGCGCACCCCAGCGCCAGCTGGAACCTGCCGGCCGAGGAACAGGAGCTGGCCGCCGCGGCCGGCGCGCCGGTTTCACTGGTGCTGCTGGATGCCCCTTGCCTGCTGCGCGACCTGGCCTCGAATGCGCTCGATGCCGCCGGAATCAGCTGGCGCCACGCCTTCACCAGCGCCAGCCTGTCGGCCCTGTGGGCGGCTTCGGCGGCCGGGCTAGGCCTTACCGTGCGGACGCCGATCGGCATGCCGGCCAGCCTGCGCATCCTCGATCCACAGGAGGCCGGCCTGCCGCGCTTGCCGTCGATAGGTTTGTCGCTCTATCGCGCGCAGACAATCGCCGGGCCGGCGGTGAACCGCCTGGAGGAATTGCTGCTGCAGGCGGTGCAGGAAGCGGTCAAGCGGGTCGCCGCGGCGTAG
- a CDS encoding LysE family translocator: MTQYLIFLFAFAASAALPGPEIAALLSRSIGGGLRSSLPLASGIIAGKLIMLSAALIGLSALLAVLGPAFVTLKYAGAAYLVWLGIKKWRKAGKALAAAADAPTASAGIEIGLGLAMTITNPLAIAFYMALLPGVINVAGITWSSYLILCAIIVSVMLVIVLAYGWLGELARKMFRSPRAKANLDRASGGMMVGVGIMLATR, encoded by the coding sequence ATGACCCAGTACCTGATTTTCCTGTTCGCCTTTGCCGCCTCGGCAGCACTGCCCGGGCCTGAAATCGCGGCCCTGCTGTCGCGCTCCATTGGCGGCGGCTTGCGCAGCAGCTTGCCGCTGGCGAGCGGAATCATTGCCGGCAAGCTGATCATGCTGAGCGCGGCGCTGATCGGCCTGAGCGCCCTGCTCGCAGTTCTCGGACCGGCATTCGTCACCTTGAAATATGCGGGCGCAGCTTATCTGGTATGGCTGGGTATCAAAAAATGGCGCAAAGCCGGCAAAGCATTGGCAGCCGCCGCAGATGCGCCCACAGCAAGCGCCGGCATCGAGATCGGACTCGGACTGGCGATGACCATCACCAATCCGCTGGCGATCGCTTTTTACATGGCGCTGCTGCCGGGCGTGATCAATGTCGCCGGCATCACCTGGTCCAGCTACCTGATCCTGTGCGCCATCATCGTCAGCGTGATGCTGGTGATCGTGCTGGCTTATGGCTGGCTGGGCGAGCTGGCGCGCAAGATGTTCCGCTCGCCGCGCGCCAAGGCCAACCTCGACCGCGCCTCGGGCGGCATGATGGTCGGCGTCGGCATCATGCTGGCGACACGCTGA
- a CDS encoding ABC transporter ATP-binding protein — protein MDSSNHNKQDSAHPLLRVRDLRVSFRSDKKTMVETVKGVSFDIPHNTTVALVGESGSGKSVSSLAVMGLLPKDNSSIAPTSVIEFEGRNLLAMSPDERRDMCGKEISMIFQEPMTSLNPVFTVGFQIGEVLQLHMGMNAKQARARAIALLEEVGIPSPATKIDAYPSQMSGGQQQRVMIAMAIACEPKLLIADEPTTALDVTIQKQIIDLIEALRKRHKMSVLFITHDLALVGEIADEVIVMRHGEVREKGDVRQIFEAPQDPYTKALLMCRPSLDTRPWRLPVISDYMNGHNGADLDLRERTRGCSGQEDTLLDVRNLGKSFYFREGLFGRKEFKAVQDVSFKLARGKTLGVVGESGSGKTTVGLTLMRLHQATSGQALFEGKDIIGMSNKDFMAYKRRIQIIFQNPYASLNPRFTIGQILLEPMRIHQIGSDDNERTEMAMQLLQKVGLPQQAYHRYPHEFSGGQRQRIAIARCLTLRPEILVCDESVSALDVSVQAQVLNLLQDLQEEFGMSYIFISHDLSVVKYLADQVMVMHQGKVVELANSDELYHNPTHAYTRQLLSAIPRGLQN, from the coding sequence ATGGATTCCAGTAACCACAACAAGCAAGACAGCGCGCATCCACTTCTGCGCGTGCGCGACCTCCGCGTGAGTTTCCGCAGCGACAAGAAGACCATGGTGGAAACCGTCAAGGGCGTCTCCTTCGACATTCCGCACAACACCACCGTGGCCCTGGTCGGTGAATCGGGCAGCGGCAAATCGGTCAGTTCGCTGGCCGTGATGGGTCTGCTGCCGAAGGATAACTCCAGCATCGCTCCTACCAGCGTGATCGAGTTCGAAGGCCGCAACCTGCTGGCGATGTCGCCGGATGAGCGGCGCGACATGTGCGGCAAGGAAATCTCGATGATTTTCCAGGAGCCGATGACCTCGCTCAATCCGGTCTTCACGGTCGGCTTCCAGATCGGCGAAGTGCTGCAGCTGCATATGGGCATGAACGCCAAGCAGGCACGAGCCCGCGCCATCGCCCTGCTGGAAGAAGTCGGGATTCCCTCGCCGGCCACCAAGATCGACGCCTATCCGAGCCAGATGTCGGGCGGCCAGCAGCAGCGCGTGATGATCGCCATGGCGATTGCCTGCGAACCGAAGCTGCTGATTGCCGATGAACCAACCACCGCGCTGGACGTCACCATCCAGAAACAGATCATCGACCTCATCGAAGCGCTGCGCAAGCGCCACAAGATGTCGGTGCTGTTCATCACCCATGACCTGGCGCTGGTCGGTGAAATCGCGGACGAAGTGATCGTCATGCGGCATGGCGAAGTGCGGGAAAAAGGCGATGTGCGGCAAATCTTCGAAGCGCCGCAGGATCCCTACACCAAGGCTTTGCTGATGTGTCGCCCTTCGCTCGACACCCGTCCATGGCGCTTGCCGGTGATCAGCGACTACATGAACGGCCACAATGGCGCCGACCTCGATCTGCGCGAACGCACGCGCGGCTGCAGCGGCCAGGAAGATACCTTGCTGGACGTGCGCAACCTGGGCAAGAGCTTCTATTTCCGCGAAGGCCTGTTCGGCCGCAAGGAATTCAAGGCGGTGCAAGATGTCTCCTTCAAGCTGGCGCGCGGCAAGACCCTCGGCGTGGTGGGCGAATCCGGTTCCGGCAAGACCACGGTCGGCCTGACCCTGATGCGCTTGCACCAGGCGACGTCCGGCCAGGCGCTGTTCGAAGGCAAGGACATCATCGGCATGTCCAACAAGGATTTCATGGCCTACAAGCGCCGCATCCAGATCATCTTCCAGAACCCCTACGCCTCGCTCAATCCGCGTTTCACCATCGGCCAGATCCTGCTGGAGCCGATGCGCATCCACCAGATCGGCAGCGATGACAACGAGCGCACCGAAATGGCGATGCAGCTGCTGCAAAAGGTCGGTTTGCCGCAGCAGGCCTACCACCGCTATCCGCACGAATTCTCGGGCGGCCAGCGGCAGCGTATCGCAATTGCGCGCTGCCTGACCCTGCGTCCGGAAATCCTGGTGTGCGACGAATCGGTGTCGGCGCTGGACGTCTCGGTGCAGGCGCAGGTGCTGAACCTGCTGCAAGACTTGCAGGAAGAGTTCGGCATGAGCTACATCTTCATCTCGCATGATCTGTCGGTAGTCAAATACCTGGCCGACCAGGTAATGGTGATGCATCAGGGTAAAGTAGTGGAGTTGGCCAACTCGGACGAGCTCTATCACAACCCGACGCATGCCTACACGCGCCAGTTGTTGAGCGCGATTCCGCGCGGCCTGCAGAACTAG
- a CDS encoding TetR/AcrR family transcriptional regulator has product MSDIEQKSASVQEHVDLRSRRSRHDINAALTTLLLRRSYDAIRVSDIAKKAAVGRGTFYAHFDSKDELLRSQLEGVLERHILLSTELPGLLDATGLFAHLREAPQMYSALMNGAGGPAVSRMAQEILERRLSAILDAREELPVSLHGRFISASLFTVLAWWSENGMQQTPSEMQSIFTELCTTAFTKKTL; this is encoded by the coding sequence ATGTCTGATATCGAACAAAAATCTGCTTCTGTTCAGGAACACGTGGATCTGCGTTCGCGCCGCAGCCGCCACGATATCAATGCCGCCCTGACCACGCTCTTGCTGCGGCGTTCGTACGACGCTATCCGCGTCAGCGATATTGCAAAAAAGGCAGCCGTCGGCAGAGGCACGTTTTACGCCCATTTCGACAGCAAGGACGAACTGCTCCGTAGCCAGCTGGAAGGCGTTCTGGAGCGCCACATCTTGCTATCGACGGAGCTGCCGGGGCTACTGGATGCAACCGGGCTGTTCGCTCATCTGCGCGAGGCGCCGCAAATGTACTCAGCACTGATGAACGGCGCAGGCGGCCCGGCGGTATCGCGCATGGCGCAAGAAATACTGGAGCGAAGGCTGAGCGCCATCCTCGACGCCCGCGAGGAATTGCCGGTCAGCCTGCACGGACGCTTCATTTCAGCGTCCTTGTTCACTGTATTGGCATGGTGGAGCGAGAATGGCATGCAGCAGACGCCCTCGGAAATGCAGTCTATTTTTACCGAGCTTTGCACCACTGCATTTACCAAAAAAACCTTGTGA
- a CDS encoding trimeric intracellular cation channel family protein, producing the protein MYKIKLKAETIVVAADLIGTLVFAIEGALSAMRGGLDLLGVMVISFVAALGGGVIRDLLIGATPPNAIRDWRYPVLTFLAGFFTFVFHSTVQAFPPEWMLVLDAAGLALFAVAGVEKAILFGIRPFIAMLMGTVTAVGGGVLRDILLSRVPAVLQVDIYATAAFFGAFVVLAARRLGLSPGAAAFVGGVACFTLRMVAVSRGWHLPRA; encoded by the coding sequence ATGTACAAAATCAAGCTCAAGGCGGAAACCATTGTTGTGGCTGCCGATCTGATCGGCACCCTGGTGTTTGCCATCGAAGGCGCATTGAGCGCGATGCGCGGCGGCCTCGACCTGCTGGGCGTGATGGTGATCTCGTTCGTCGCCGCCTTGGGTGGCGGCGTTATCCGCGATCTGCTGATAGGGGCCACGCCGCCGAATGCGATCCGCGACTGGCGTTATCCGGTGCTGACTTTCCTGGCCGGCTTCTTTACCTTTGTCTTTCATTCGACGGTACAGGCATTTCCACCGGAATGGATGCTGGTGCTGGATGCCGCCGGCCTGGCCCTGTTCGCCGTGGCCGGCGTCGAGAAAGCCATCCTGTTCGGCATCCGGCCGTTCATCGCCATGCTGATGGGAACCGTCACCGCGGTCGGCGGCGGCGTGCTGCGAGATATCCTGCTGTCGCGCGTGCCGGCGGTGCTGCAGGTGGACATCTACGCCACCGCAGCCTTCTTTGGCGCGTTCGTGGTGCTGGCCGCACGCCGCCTCGGCCTGTCGCCCGGTGCTGCCGCGTTCGTTGGCGGCGTGGCTTGCTTTACGCTGCGCATGGTGGCGGTATCGCGCGGCTGGCATCTGCCGCGCGCCTGA